From a region of the Pontixanthobacter gangjinensis genome:
- the folK gene encoding 2-amino-4-hydroxy-6-hydroxymethyldihydropteridine diphosphokinase produces MRPSLTHSYLIALGSNTPHPLHGPPKKVLRAAIDALAPLGSVHKTSRLITSAPLGPARRQYANGAALLESEIGPVELLASLKQIERQFGIRRGGRWRARVLDLDIIMWSGGIWASSGLLIPHHLFRERDFVLGPASCIAGDWRDPLTGLKLRHLRARLNKKS; encoded by the coding sequence ATGCGTCCGAGCTTGACCCATTCCTATCTGATTGCTCTCGGCTCTAACACTCCTCACCCCTTGCACGGGCCGCCAAAAAAGGTCTTGCGCGCCGCGATTGATGCACTTGCCCCGCTTGGATCCGTACACAAAACATCGCGGCTCATCACAAGCGCGCCGCTTGGCCCCGCGCGCCGTCAGTATGCAAATGGAGCAGCGCTGCTCGAAAGTGAAATCGGCCCAGTGGAATTGCTTGCCTCTCTCAAGCAGATAGAGCGTCAATTCGGCATACGCCGCGGAGGACGCTGGCGGGCGCGGGTACTCGATCTTGATATCATCATGTGGAGCGGGGGAATCTGGGCATCGAGCGGGCTGTTGATCCCGCATCACCTTTTTCGGGAAAGGGACTTCGTGCTTGGCCCTGCCTCCTGCATTGCGGGCGATTGGCGCGATCCGCTGACTGGCCTGAAATTGCGACATCTGCGGGCACGGCTAAACAAGAAAAGTTGA
- the aguB gene encoding N-carbamoylputrescine amidase, whose translation MTSITVAALQLPLASDDEVENIDAVVQLVEKAAGQGAQVILPPELFSGPYFCREEDEALFALARPTLEHPSVIAMRKIAKSLGVAIPVSFFERDGHHYYNTVAMVDASGEILGTYRKSHIPDGPGYEEKFYFRPGNDGFKVWDVFGTRIGVGICWDQWYPECARAMALLGAELLFYPTAIGSEPYDDDLDTSRMWRRAMQGHAVSNCMPVVAANRIGTEGSGVSGQTFYGHSFIANEWGDLVCEFGAEEDGVLVSTFDLALAAKHRAGMGFFRDRRPQLYGRLVDDI comes from the coding sequence ATGACTTCAATCACTGTCGCCGCCCTGCAACTCCCGCTCGCCTCTGATGATGAGGTAGAGAATATCGATGCCGTTGTGCAATTGGTCGAGAAGGCAGCGGGTCAGGGCGCGCAAGTAATATTGCCGCCAGAACTGTTCTCAGGCCCCTATTTTTGCCGCGAGGAAGACGAAGCTTTGTTCGCGCTGGCGCGGCCAACGCTCGAACATCCCTCTGTCATCGCCATGCGAAAAATTGCGAAGTCACTCGGTGTAGCAATTCCGGTTAGTTTCTTCGAACGTGACGGCCACCATTATTACAACACGGTTGCGATGGTTGATGCCTCGGGTGAAATTCTAGGCACTTACCGCAAAAGCCACATCCCAGACGGGCCCGGATACGAAGAAAAGTTCTATTTTCGGCCCGGCAATGACGGGTTCAAGGTGTGGGACGTGTTTGGCACGCGGATCGGCGTCGGCATCTGCTGGGACCAATGGTATCCCGAATGCGCACGTGCGATGGCGCTATTGGGTGCGGAATTGCTGTTCTATCCCACTGCCATTGGTTCCGAGCCTTACGATGATGACTTGGATACGAGCCGGATGTGGCGGCGCGCAATGCAGGGTCACGCGGTTTCAAATTGTATGCCGGTAGTCGCGGCCAACCGGATCGGTACCGAAGGCTCGGGCGTATCGGGGCAGACATTCTACGGCCACAGCTTCATCGCCAACGAATGGGGCGATCTGGTGTGCGAATTCGGCGCTGAAGAGGATGGCGTTTTGGTTTCGACTTTCGATCTCGCGCTGGCGGCCAAACACCGCGCCGGCATGGGCTTCTTCCGGGACCGCCGTCCGCAGCTTTACGGCAGGTTGGTTGACGATATTTGA